One Caulobacter segnis genomic window carries:
- a CDS encoding DUF1330 domain-containing protein — translation MTVYVVAQLSFTDEARYRRYQARFPEAFAGHGGRVLAADEAPQVLEGDWPYSKLVMLAFDDEAAARGFLDSPLYREISIDRDAGARTTAVLARGV, via the coding sequence ATGACCGTCTACGTCGTCGCACAGCTAAGCTTTACCGACGAAGCGCGCTATCGCCGCTACCAGGCCCGCTTTCCCGAGGCCTTCGCCGGTCACGGCGGCCGCGTCCTGGCCGCCGACGAGGCGCCCCAGGTGCTGGAGGGCGACTGGCCCTATTCGAAGCTGGTCATGCTGGCGTTCGATGACGAGGCGGCGGCGCGCGGTTTCCTGGACAGTCCGCTCTATCGCGAGATCTCGATCGACCGCGACGCGGGGGCCAGGACCACGGCGGTGCTGGCGCGGGGCGTCTGA